One part of the Scatophagus argus isolate fScaArg1 chromosome 12, fScaArg1.pri, whole genome shotgun sequence genome encodes these proteins:
- the dnajc4 gene encoding dnaJ homolog subfamily C member 4, which yields MQLEAQLRLCQSCLWCYKSGLRLLSQSYAHRKAVNYYDLLGVKSDANLEEIKSAFFDKSKKLHPDSDPSNQELHSKFVELNEAYRVLSKDLSRKEYDIKIRHPSSGGQAFRSSSSHASYTARSETQESMRYWEQVHQSHAQDMTREEWQRRRRRNFRLVGYCVITMLLSVGAHLVFFRKLEDMHNNFMDKKDQVITEIYNKSKERARANGFKKQTEILREKHAESLNKYRRPDVGGDE from the exons ATGCAACTGGAGGCTCAGCTCCGTCTATGCCAGAGTTGCCTTTGGTGTTATAAGAGTGGGCTGCGCCTCCTCTCCCAAAGCTATGCACATAG AAAAGCTGTGAACTACTATGATCTCCTGGGAGTTAAATCTGATGCCAACTTGGAGGaaattaaaagtgctttttttgaCAAATCTAAGAAG CTGCACCCAGACAGCGACCCATCCAACCAAGAGCTGCACAGCAAGTTTGTGGAGCTGAACGAGGCCTACCGAGTGCTGAGCAAGGACCTGAGCAGGAAGGAGTATGACATCAAAATCAGACATCCATCCAGCGGGGGCCAAGCTTTTAGGTCTTCCTCCAGTCACGCCAGCTACACAGCCAg ATCGGAAACTCAGGAGAGCATGCGTTACTGGGAGCAGGTTCACCAGTCTCACGCTCAGGACATGACGAGGGAGGAGTGgcagaggaggcggaggaggaacTTCCGCTTGGTGGGCTACTGCGTCATCACTATGTTGCTCAGCGTCGGAGCCCACTTAGTCTTTTTCAG GAAATTGGAAGACATGCACAACAACTTCATGGACAAGAAAGATCAAGTCATCACAGAAATTTACAATAAATCCAAAGAGAGAGCCAG GGCCAACGGTTTtaagaagcagacagaaattCTGCGGGAGAAACATGCTGAGTCTCTGAACAAATACAGAAGGCCTGACGTTGGAGGAGACGAGTAG